The nucleotide sequence TCTATGTATTATTGCCTCTCTGCCGAAGCATAAGTATTAATAGTTAGGTTACTGTTCGAACACAGCAGTCACCAAATGCTAGGCTATTATCCTGCCATCATAAGAAGGGAACACAGAAATAGTGCTGTTTCCGTGTTTTGACTGTTCTGTATGGACAGCTGAACAGAAACTAATTGGTGGTCCACTACTTGATAGCATAGTATTTACTTCATGCATATTTGATAAACAGACATGTTTATTCTAATATAATATAGATAGATGCGAACGGTAGCATAATGCACTTGGTAACACAGTATTTACTTCACAAACAAGGCAACACGTCACATGTTTGTACTGGAGTGCAGCATAATGCACTTGCTGAACATAGGGACAGCTGGGTCATCTCCCATGCCACTTAACAGCAGCTACCAACTAACTTTAAAATGGACTTAAGTGGCATGTAATGTAAGGCACCCATGTTTGAGTCGATGGCAATTAAGGAAGAACAACTTTTCCAGTGCCAAATAAGACACCACTTTAATTTCTGATGGCAACTaaggaaaaaaaaacttttcCAGTGGATGGTCAAGCAAAATGATTACAGAGAGAGCCCTGATATAATTTGACAGTGCTTTCTGGGCACTGGGATAGACTTATCGTAGTAGACAGTGCTTCTCCAGTCAGAGGATCGCCTTTTAATTTGATCTTAATACCTGTCAGATGTCACCTTGAGAACAGCcagtttttttattattattattctttaCGGCCAGGTTTTCTAATTTAATCTTAGTGCACAATTATAATTCCACTATGGGAATGATTTTGTTGTCTCGACTTTATTTTGCAGGACACGGTGACTGGCTTTTTGTTGGCTGGAGTTGGCAATGTGGATCTGAGAAAGAAAACAAATTATCTTATTGTTGATAACAGTAATTCCTTGAAACTGTTAATATGCAAAGCCATTTGAGTTGTCTATGGTAGTTTGAACTTTCCTAGCTTTTGACTTCACAGAATAATGATGTTAACTTTCATACGAAGGTCATACATGACTTGCCAACTAATCCATAGTACTAATAGAGTTAAATGTTCAACTTGATTAATCTTTTGAAAGCTCTGCAGCATAGTGCGCTCACAGAAAAATGGCCTCCGGTCATTCTGTGTCACTCAGTTTATTGCAATATCGGCATGCCGTAGATTGCTTCAGCAATGGTTCTTCATAGTGatgttttttatggtagattttgtGCAAAAAAATTGTACTTGAACATTACACAATCATCTGTGAATTCCAGTGACCAGTTTAGCTAATGTGTTGAACCTGAAGTTGCTCTATTGGGCTGTAAATTGCTCTGGAAGATACTCAATGTGACTTTGATTATATATTAATGGACACATTTAGGTTTTCCTTTGGCAGTTGGTGTACTTTTTTTGAACGATGAAAGCTAAAGCTTTCAGAAAACTGAATTTTATTTTCTAGCTCAACTTTTTTATGGCTCCTGTGTTTAGTTGAAATGCTGATCtgctagcagtaactttttactTTTATTTATATTGTTATTGTTTGTTAGTATGTTGATGATAAAATCCTGTGTGTTTATGCTACAGAAACAACAGTTAAACAAATTGAAGATGCATTTAAGGAGTTCACCGCTAGAGAGGACATTGCGATTGTACTCATCAGCCAATATGTAAGTAATCTTGTTTAATACAGTTAATTTTTTTGTCCACCTATTTATTCTTTTGTATCATGGGATCATGGCAGAGCTAATTTTTCTGCCTCAAAAGTTCAGGTAAATGAGTTAGTTCTGTTAAATTTGCTCTGAATTCTAAACACATTAAAATGTACCTTTTAGTTTTAGGGGTAAAATTATGGAGCTTGTGGTATTTCATCACGACATACTTGCCTACCCCCCTGCAGGTGTAATTAATCAAAATCCACTTAACCTTTGGTTGTGCTTAGTTCTAGACCTACAGGAAAGTGCTTGCTCAGTCTGCAGAACTTAGGCTCCTAATATTGAATGAACATTGGGATTCCAGCAATGCACCAAAATCAGCTTTAAGCTTTTGCATTTTGAGTAGTTCAGTAAACGTTGAAATTGAAATGCTTAAAAAATGATATGGAATCTGTTCTCTGAGGTATTCAATTTGTGTCTGTCAGGTTGCAAACATGATAAGGTTCTTGGTAGATGGCTACAACAAACCTGTTCCTGCTATACTGGAGATCCCGTCCAAGGACCATCCATATGATCCAGCGCATGACTCGGTTCTTTCTCGCGTGAAATATCTATTTTCTGCTGAATCAGTGGCCTCAGATAGGCGATAAAAGTATTATGACCTAATGTATCTTGTCAGTGATGTGCCTGGGCCATTTTATTTAAAATGAAGATGTATTAACATGTTCTGTGTCTGAATGAGATTCTGGCACCgatgattttatttatttataacaATTTGTCTTTTCGTAATCACAATTTGTATTTGGCTGATATATTCTTTCCAGCACAGTACTGTACTTCGTGCGCTGCACACATATCATATTGAGTAATTAAACCACATGCACATCTCGCCTTGCTTATTTGGTGACCGCTCCTGCAACCTGCCTTGGTCTTCACGCACCAGTTCGTGCCTTGGTCAAGTCCGTTTAAGCTTATTCTCTCTTACAtaatactattgaatcatccaaaaTCAGCCCAAACCTAACCAGCCGAACGGGCCCTTGGTAGATGCTATTCCATCTAAAAAAACCCAGTTAAGCTGCTTAATGATGATCAAGCAGATCCTAGAGGGAAGCGGTACCATAATACAATGAGAGTTGAAAAGCACAGCTACATGTTTCAATACCTTTTGGATTACAATAATTCGCATGGAAGCCCGTCTTATTCATCAGTACCACGTCAAGGAAGCTGATCAATGGAACTACCAGtatacagaaatgccactacatAGGTGACAATAGAACAAACACTACTCATCCCTGAGACTATGTGGTGAATCTGTACACTAGATAAAAGACTAAGGGAACACTAAGAAATCCGTGCTGCGTTTTCAATGGAGGAACAAATCATTTCCTAATTCGAATCCCAGGGACATCCTTCAGCCCCATTTTCAGTGCGGTCTTCCGGTATATTGCTGGAGGCTTCTCCAAGCCGATCGAAGCACCAAATCGATTTGCTAAGTCAGCAAGCATGGTTTTATCTCTACCTATGTCAGCAATTGAGTAGTACCCAAGCCACGCGTGGTATGCTGCTTCTTTGATGCTCATGTCAACAATTTTTATTGAATCGTCAACCTGCATTGCAAAACGTGAATAAAAGTATGACAATAGCTGAATAAGCTGATCATTGACTACATAATCACTACAATATAATGGGGCAGCAATTAAACAGTGAACTGAATAGTGTTATGATGACATAAAACATCAGAAAAGCTGTTGTGGGCACACATGTGTAAGTAGCGTTTCAAATGAAGTTCTCGTAAGCATTAACGATATATTGCATGATGAGGTGATTATAGGACACTAGAGTCTAGTTCCTAAAAGATAACAAGAACACAAGCTAAGTTAGCAATCTGGACCTTTTGTTTCATCTCCTGACCAATGTCTGGTGCTGGACACTTCTCAATTGGGAGATCAACTATCTCATTCAGGAAATATTGTTCCCATGGTGCAAGTAAAAGAATTCCTTTGCCAGATTTACCTTCCCTTCCAGTCCTTCCAAGCCGATGGATGTAATGCTCTCTATCAGGAGGAACACCAACCTAATCCAAGAACCATGTATGTCAGTACTGCAATACTGAAGCACAGAAGCAATGTAATCATGCCACGCAACTGTAAGAGTTAGACGTCAATTCTCCAGTTGCTTAGGCAAATAAATGGTAGTGTCATAAACTTTCTTCAGCTACAATAATCATGAATGGAATTTCACCTGAACCACAAGGGTGACATCTGGATAATTCACCCCACGAGTAGAAACATCTGATGTTACAAGAATTAAGCGATTAGAGCCCCGGAACTCTTCAGATATGCGAGTTCTAAAAAGCTGAGGTTTTCTTGAGTGAATTTCCCTGACATTTAACTTCAAATCTCGAAGCATGATATACATAAATTCAGTCACCATGGCTGTCGTGCAGAAAACAATAACCTGAAATTTGAATATTATTAGTAAAACAACACATTGAAGTTCTTACAACTGGTTGTTTGAAGAAAATGAGATGCAGGACCTTGTAATCAACTTCACGGTCAATATGCTCTCGAAGTAGGTGATGAACCATATGAAAATGCAGCTCATGTGGTACCACAAGACATGACTGCTGAACCTAAAGCCCAACAACAGGAGGTAGAAATGGGTCAACAGCAAACAAAATTATTTTCATACAGAGAATAGAAAAGAAGGCTAACAGAGGACCACAAACTTCTATTTTAAGCTAGACATGATTTACAAATACAACTCATGTATCCCTAAAAAAAGCATGGTGGTATAATATTCAAATGGTCAAACTAAAGAGTGGATAATATATGGCTCCAAACATTTATACGTGTGTATCAAGTATCTTATCAGAATAGTAAGAGAGCCAAATATTTAGAGGAGAAAGAGTATACCTTAGTttcgtttaaaaaaaataaaataaagagtATACCTTAGTTGGGGTTTCAACAGCTCCAAGGCCCACTGTGTCAACAAAAATGTGATCCCTCTTTAATACTAGCTGTGAAACTCTTCGAACCTGTCAGTCACAACTAGCAACCATTACTCCCAGTTTTATGATTGTGGGTATTCATTCACAGATATAGTATAATATAACACAGATGGAGTTAgaaaaaaatatacatatattggTGCACGAGCTATGCTGATTATTATACTACCTCTTTTGGAATAGTAGCTGAGAAGAGCAATGTTTGTCTTTGACGTGGCAAGCTATCGACGATCTTTTCTATGTCTTTACGGAAACCCAAATCTAGCAAATGATCAGCTTCATCCAACACAAGCAATTTCAATCTCATCAAACGAACAGAGAATGATGATTTGTTTTCAATGTGATCCAGCAGTCTACCAGGTGTTGCAACTAAAATCTGGAAGGGAAAGAAGGAAACGGAAAATCGTCAGGCTAAAGTAAGTTTTGTCTTGATCTtcagtaggttgataaatatgacAAACCTGGCATGGATCAGATTCTAAACGTCTCTGATCAAGCTTGAATCTAGTGCCACCAATAAGAGATTGAACACCAATTCCTTCATGGTACTTCAACAAGACATTTGCTTCAGCTGTAAGCTGAATAGCAAGCTCTCTTGTAGGGCAGAGGACAAGAGCAAATATTGGAGATACTCGCTGATTTGTATTGCTCTTCATAGCATTCAAGACTGATTCAATTGCAGGAAGCTGTTTATCAATCCATTTTGAATAAATTGGTTGAACAATATGAACATCAAAAGAAACATAATTTCAGAAAATAATATAATATATCATGAGTGAACATTACCAGAAAAGCTGCACTTTTGCCGGTTCCAGTTTTGGCCTTGACAAGAACATCTTTACCTGCTTATATATAGTAGTATAGTATAAGTGAGAAATTCGATGACTTCTGTGATAACATGTTCTGATAGTTCAGGCAGAGATATAACGGAATGATATCATAAGGTCGAAAGTCCTAAAATGAAGAAATACTTAAGTCAAGCAACATGGACCATATGCTTATGCTTAAAGAAGATATCACAATGTACAAACAAAGATTTAATAACCTGACTTCTTGAGAGATGTACATGCATAAGGTTACGAGGGGCAACCTCAACCTCATTCTGACACATATGTTCTCAAATTCTTTTGAACGCAAACACATGTTTTCCTCATATCACAAAGttcattctttttcctttttttttgtgtAAAAGAAATGTCTAGAGAAAGTAAAATAAATATAATACCTTCAAGACAAATAGGTAAAATAAATATAATACCTTCAAGACAAATAGGAAGAGCTGCCTCTTGCACCACAGTTGTCTGTACATATCCAGCATCATTAAGTGCTTTGACTGTCAGAGGGGAGACACCACACTCATCAAATCTGAAGACAGAAACAACATAACTTGCTGGTTATATGGATGCTATCTCTATTTCAAAGTAAGACAGGACATGCAAAATTAATTTTATTATTCACCAATCATTCATTAACCTTGAGTCAAAAAGAAAAGTACCATGATGTGCAGTGATGAGCAATCTATATTGCCTCCACTCTTTGCATTATTGTTAATTTTTATGTTAAAGGTCAGTGTCATGATAAAACGGTACTCCAGAAGCTGAACTAGAAGATTTCATACAATATGATGCACACATTTCGAGAATATTTCATTTCATTGCTTTACCTAAATTTCATGAACCATACAATATGAGGTTCCTAGGCTACACAGCAAATATGAACAATAGCATATAATGAAATATGAGAGTGTGACCTTTTACTGGTAAGCAGAGATTCACCCCTGGACTCGTAACGCCTCCTCTCAGTACCCAAAACCTCTCTATTTCTGATCTCCTCTCGCAGCTCTCGGATTCTACCCGTGAGATCATTGCTTTCCTCCTCGTAAGACTTGAGCACCCGCCTTTCCTTCTTCATATCACAGTTCCTGAGAGCAGCACTGCTCCATCTCCTCCTGATGGCACCTGTGTCCTCAGACTCATCAATTTCTGAATCCTCTTCGCTCGAAGCCCCAAACTTTCCAAACCTCAGATTCCTCTTGCGCGCAGATGCACCCTCGTCATCCACATCTGACAAATCTGGTCTCCATTTCCTGCCAAATCGCCTCGCAGCCACAGAGTACAGGCTCTCCTGATTAAACAGCGCCAATGGTGTCTCCCTCCTTCCATTCCCAACCTCAGTAAGGCCTCTAGCAACCAATGGCCTCAGGTCGACACACGGTTGCCAACTCACGGAGCAAGGAGTCATCACCGAGTAAAACCTCCTGGGATCAACGAAACCGAGTGGCGCCAGATTCCAACGCGGGCACCAGGGCGCCACCGTTCGGTACTCTCTTCTCGGATTGAACGCGGCCAAGGTCGGCCCCTTTCCCCTGTCTAAAGGCTCCCTCCGAGGCCTCGGTTGCTCCAGAGCGGCCAGGTCCTCCCAGTCCTCCCAACTCGGTCCTCCGCGGGGCTTCCCAGAGTCCAACTGCTGCTGCCGGTGCTGGACACCCGACGCGATCCCAGTCGGCGGCCGCTTGGAGCGGCGGAGGGGTCCGTCGTCCTCGTTCCAGAGGTCCTCGGAGCCGGGCCTGCGGAAGCGGTCGGCGAGGGCGCGGATGTGGGCGCGCGACGAGGTGGGCCCCTCGCACGGCGGAgcctccgcggcggcggcgcccgggaGGCGGGAGGCGCGGATTTCGGAGCGGAGGCGGGCGAGGTAGAGCTGCTTCTCGTGGCGGAGGAGCCCCCGCTGCTTCTGCCGCGCCAGCTTCTCGTGCATCCGCTTGTACTGCCACTTAGACAGCCCTCCCGGGAACGTGCGCGGCCCACCCCCCATCGCCGCCGGCAGCAGCGACGGCGGCGTAGGGTTTATCGCTCGCTGCTGGGTTTTGGCGGCGGCGGCCAAGGCAACGCAATGCAACAAACTGTGAAGTGAAGAGAAGAGCAGTTAAGTTTCCGCTTTGAGGAGTTGAGGTTTCCGCCTCCGCCACCAGGATACGTATCCCTTTATCAACTGAAGTGTGGGACCCACGGCTCCGCTTCAATCCCGAGCCCTTCCCCTTTGCTTCCCTCCGTCGCAATCTCACGGAGGAGCGAGTTCACCGCAGATCTCTCGAGATGGcgggggaggaggagaggaagcggGTGCTGGTGGTGGGCGGCAGCGGCTACCTGGGCCAGCACCTCCTCGCGGCGTCCTCCGCCGCCGACCGCCTCGACGTCGCTTTCACCCACCACAGCCCCGCCCCGCCGCAGCCGCTCCTCGACGCGCTCCCCTCCGTCCGCGCCTTCCGCGCCGATCTCCGCTCCGGAGACGGCCTCGAGGCGATCTCCGCGTCCTTCGGCCACGTACAATACGCGTCCGCATTTCCCACCGCGCGCAACTCTCTGCTTCATACGAACTTCAGCTCTCACTGATTCAGTGATTAACTGATTGGCGATTGCTTGGCTGGACGTTACATGAATCACGAGATCACTACTACATTTCACCGATAACAGAGCATACTAACATGTACCTATTATGTTCAGCCACACGTAGTTGTCAACTGTGCTGCGATGTCAGTTCCTCGGGCATGTGAAATGGATCCACCTGCTGCTATGGCTACCAATGTGCCTTCTTCACTTGTGAATTGGTTGCTGAGTTTTGGGAATGACGACTCACTTTTGATTCATCTGTCAACTGATCAAGGTACAGCACTCACAATCCTTGGTGCCATACTCTGCTACTCAGACATTTTTATCTGTGgtgcatacttcatgtatgttCATCCTAGACTCAAGTGTACAATGAAATATGCCTCTCTTGTACT is from Miscanthus floridulus cultivar M001 chromosome 7, ASM1932011v1, whole genome shotgun sequence and encodes:
- the LOC136468052 gene encoding DEAD-box ATP-dependent RNA helicase 48-like → MGGGPRTFPGGLSKWQYKRMHEKLARQKQRGLLRHEKQLYLARLRSEIRASRLPGAAAAEAPPCEGPTSSRAHIRALADRFRRPGSEDLWNEDDGPLRRSKRPPTGIASGVQHRQQQLDSGKPRGGPSWEDWEDLAALEQPRPRREPLDRGKGPTLAAFNPRREYRTVAPWCPRWNLAPLGFVDPRRFYSVMTPCSVSWQPCVDLRPLVARGLTEVGNGRRETPLALFNQESLYSVAARRFGRKWRPDLSDVDDEGASARKRNLRFGKFGASSEEDSEIDESEDTGAIRRRWSSAALRNCDMKKERRVLKSYEEESNDLTGRIRELREEIRNREVLGTERRRYESRGESLLTSKRFDECGVSPLTVKALNDAGYVQTTVVQEAALPICLEGKDVLVKAKTGTGKSAAFLLPAIESVLNAMKSNTNQRVSPIFALVLCPTRELAIQLTAEANVLLKYHEGIGVQSLIGGTRFKLDQRRLESDPCQILVATPGRLLDHIENKSSFSVRLMRLKLLVLDEADHLLDLGFRKDIEKIVDSLPRQRQTLLFSATIPKEVRRVSQLVLKRDHIFVDTVGLGAVETPTKVQQSCLVVPHELHFHMVHHLLREHIDREVDYKVIVFCTTAMVTEFMYIMLRDLKLNVREIHSRKPQLFRTRISEEFRGSNRLILVTSDVSTRGVNYPDVTLVVQVGVPPDREHYIHRLGRTGREGKSGKGILLLAPWEQYFLNEIVDLPIEKCPAPDIGQEMKQKVDDSIKIVDMSIKEAAYHAWLGYYSIADIGRDKTMLADLANRFGASIGLEKPPAIYRKTALKMGLKDVPGIRIRK
- the LOC136468054 gene encoding V-type proton ATPase subunit F-like, with translation MAGRANIPTNSSALIAIIADEDTVTGFLLAGVGNVDLRKKTNYLIVDNKTTVKQIEDAFKEFTAREDIAIVLISQYVANMIRFLVDGYNKPVPAILEIPSKDHPYDPAHDSVLSRVKYLFSAESVASDRR